A region from the Manihot esculenta cultivar AM560-2 chromosome 13, M.esculenta_v8, whole genome shotgun sequence genome encodes:
- the LOC110629103 gene encoding calreticulin-3 — MAQLAFARLLTTLELLSLLFVSVQFSVAEIIFEEKFDDGWQSRWVKSDWKRSEGKAGSFKHTAGQWNGDPDDKGIQTSGDAKHFAISAKIPEFSNKNRTLVLQYSIRLEQDIECGGGYIKLLSGFVNQKKFGGDTPYSLMFGPDICGTQTKKLHVILSYQGQNYPLKKELECETDKLTHFYTFVLRPDASYSVLIDGRERDSGSMYTDWDILPPRKIRDVKAKKPKDWDDREYIDDPNAVKPEGYDKIPKEIRDASAKEPDDWDDEVNGIWKPPMIPNPAYKGPWRPKRIKNPNYKGKWKIPYIDNPEFEDDPDLYVLKPIKYLGIEVWQVKAGSVFDNVLICDDLEYAKEVVQEVFANREIEKEAFEEAEKIRKAREEEEAQRAREEGERRRKERGYDRRYRDRYRDKYRKHYMDDYHDEL, encoded by the exons ATGGCACAACTTGCCTTTGCTAGGCTTCTTACTACACTTGAGCTTCTTTCTTTGTTGTTTGTTTCTGTTCAGTTTTCAGTTGCTGAAATTATTTTTGAAGAAAAATTTGATG ATGGGTGGCAAAGTCGTTGGGTTAAATCCGATTGGAAGAGAAGTGAAGGAAAGGCTGGTTCCTTCAAACACACAGCTGGGCAGTGGAATGGAGATCCAGATGATAAAG GTATTCAGACAAGTGGTGATGCCAAACATTTTGCAATATCTGCAAAAATTCCAGAGTTCAGTAACAAGAATAGAACACTGGTCCTCCAATATTCAATAAGACTTGAGCAGGATATTGAGTGTGGTGGTGGTTACATAAAGCTTCTCTCTGGTTTTGTAAATCAGAAGAAATTCGGTGGAGACACCCCATATAG TTTAATGTTCGGACCAGATATATGTGGCACACAAACAAAGAAGTTGCATGTCATACTCTCATACCAGGGCCAAAATTATCCATTAAAGAAGGAATTGGAATGTGAAACTGACAAGTTGACTCATTTCTACACATTTGTTCTAAGGCCTGATGCAAGTTATAGCGTCCTAATTGATGGCCGAGAAAGGGATTCTGGAAGCATGTATACAGATTGGGATATTCTACCTCCACGAAAAATTAGAGATGTCAAGGCCAAAAAG CCTAAGGACTGGGATGATAGGGAGTATATTGATGATCCTAATGCCGTCAAACCTGAG GGATATGATAAAATTCCAAAAGAAATTCGTGATGCAAGTGCTAAAGAG CCTGATGATTGGGATGATGAAGTAAATGGTATATGGAAACCACCAATGATTCCAAATCCTGCATATAAAGGACCATGGAGGCCCAAG AGAATCAAGAACCCGAATTACAAGGGGAAATGGAAGATTCCTTATATTGATAATCCAg AGTTTGAAGATGACCCTGATCTTTATGTGCTTAAGCCAATAAAATACTTGGGGATTGAAGTTTGGCAG GTGAAGGCTGGGTCAGTTTTTGACAATGTTTTGATATGTGATGATCTTGAATATGCCAAAGAAGTGGTCCAGGAAGTATTTGCCAATAGGGAG ATAGAAAAGGAAGCATTTGAGGAAGCAGAAAAAATCCGAAAAGCTAGAGAGGAAGAG GAAGCTCAAAGAGCTAGAGAAGAAGGTGAAAGGAGGAGAAAAGAAAGAGGATATGATCGTCGCTACCGGGATAGATACAGAGACAAATACAGAAAG CATTACATGGACGATTATCAT GATGAGCTATGA
- the LOC110629061 gene encoding ER membrane protein complex subunit 10, which yields MQMRFLSFLFTVFLLTPSFSAFQSDELLVDDEEFGLEGAPPHPHQRSSDPAHIKSPPTPTTTRRKFSDSDSDSKIQFSLEHAFGDSDFVPAGTFSARLKTWSHGGQTLTKLRFSRNEFAQVDKEKFEKLLLGDDFYRIRLPSNVLSPPGRNYVVSSVKARCLPREGLDEHFVIHMEGVNILGVNYGAPGACPYPRQMKLPAKWSFNSHTVLKNSEQAPRTPVFSEEQLGENGEGEAVTPPERSFWAKYWMYLIPLGLIVMNAITQAMNLPEEQAAGQAGAQPGAVQRGPSPAVRRR from the exons ATGCAGATGCGATTTCTCAGTTTCCTGTTCACTGTTTTTCTCTTAACTCCATCTTTCAGCGCTTTCCAATCTGATGAGCTTCTTGTAGACGACGAAGAATTCGGCCTCGAAGGAGCGCCTCCTCATCCTCACCAACGCTCCTCTGATCCTGCACACATCAAATCACCCCCAACTCCAACTACTACTCGACGGAAGTTTTCAGATTCCGATTCGGATTCTAAGATTCAATTCTCCCTCGAGCACGCCTTTGGTGACTCGGATTTTGTTCCCGCTGGCACCTTCTCTGCTCGCCTCAAAACTTGGAGCCATGGCGGCCAG ACGCTCACGAAGCTGCGGTTTTCGAGAAATGAGTTTGCACAAGTGGACAAAGAGAAATTTGAG AAACTGCTTCTTGGAGATGATTTCTATAGGATAAGATTGCCATCTAATGTTTTGAGCCCCCCTGGAAGGAATTACGTTGTCTCATCTGTGAAAGCC AGATGTCTTCCAAGGGAGGGTTTGGATGAGCATTTTGTTATACACATG GAAGGTGTTAATATCTTGGGTGTCAATTATGGGGCCCCTGGGGCATGCCCGTACCCTCGGCAAATGAAACTT CCTGCAAAGTGGTCATTCAACTCCCATACGGTTCTGAAGAACAGTGAGCAGGCACCAAG AACTCCAGTATTTAGTGAAGAACAACTTGGAGAAAATGGAGAGGGTGAAGCTGTAACACCACCCGAAAGGTCGTTTTGGGCTAAATAT TGGATGTACTTGATTCCCCTTGGACTCATAGTGATGAATGCCATAACCCAAGCAATGAATCTGCCCGAGGAACAAGCTGCAGGACAAGCAGGTGCCCAGCCAGGAGCAGTGCAGCGAGGACCAAGTCCAGCTGTGAGAAGAAGATAA
- the LOC110629834 gene encoding putative RNA-binding protein Luc7-like 1 isoform X3, translating to MDAMRKQLDVLMGANRNGDVREVNRKYYDRDVCRMYLVGLCPHELFQLTKMDMGPCPKVHSLQLRKEYEEARTKGVDNYDRELEDVIDRLIVECDKKISRALKRLDAEDAKAAIAISVSEVTQNEEIIELSKQIKEKLKEVDKYDLEGKTDFKIQALEEVEKLRSERAEKQSALLLEAFNKDRASLPQPLPNPPPLAPLPVAAPDPRTQEMINEKLKKAEDLGEQGMVDEAQKALEEAEALKKLPARQEPALDSSKYTAADVRITDQKLRVCDICGAFLSVYDSDRRLADHFGGKLHLGYMQIREKLTELQVLGIMFHILL from the exons ATGGACGCGATGAGGAAACAGCTGGATGTGCTCATGGGAGCCAATCGAAACGGCGACGTTAGGGAGGTGAATCGCAAGTACTACGACCGTGATGTGTGTCGCATGTACTTGGTTGGCCTTTGCCCCCATGAGCTATTCCAATTAACG AAAATGGACATGGGTCCATGTCCTAAGGTCCATTCACTGCAGCTGAGAAAAGA ATATGAAGAGGCAAGGACAAAAGGTGTTGATAACTATGACAGAGAGTTGGAGGATGTAATTGATAGGCTCATTGTTGAGTGTGATAAAAAAATCAGCAGAGCTCTGAAGCGACTTGATGCTGAGGATGCAAAGGCTGCTATTGCAATATCAGTCTCTGAGGTTACCCAG AATGAAGAGATAATTGAGTTATCAAAGCAGATCAAGGAAAAGTTGAAAGAAGTGGATAAATATG ATCTTGAAGGCAAGACAGATTTTAAGATTCAAGCATTGGAAGAGGTGGAAAAGCTCAGAAGTGAGAGGGCAGAGAAACAG TCTGCATTACTTTTGGAAGCCTTCAACAAAGATAGGGCGTCTTTGCCTCAACCCTTGCCAAACCCACCTCCATTGGCGCCCTTGCCTGTAGCTGCTCCTGATCCTCGTACCCAAGAAATGATAAATGAGAAGCTGAAGAAGGCAGAGGATCTTG GTGAGCAAGGAATGGTTGATGAGGCTCAAAAAGCTTTGGAGGAGGCAGAGGCACTTAAGAAG CTTCCTGCAAGGCAAGAGCCTGCTCTGGATTCCTCCAAGTATACTGCTGCTGATGTCCGCATT ACTGATCAAAAGTTGCGTGTTTGTGACATTTGTGGAGCTTTTTTGAGCGTATACGACAG TGATCGGCGTTTAGCAGATCATTTTGGTGGGAAGCTCCATCTAGGCTATATGCAAATCCGTGAGAAACTCACAGAGCTTCAG GTGCTGGGTATAATGTTTCACATTCTTCTATAG